A portion of the Streptomyces griseiscabiei genome contains these proteins:
- a CDS encoding MbtH family protein, with amino-acid sequence MSTNPFDDANGTFHVLVNDEEQHSLWPAFAPVPAGWRAVFGEAGRPECLEYIERHWTDLRPKSLREAMAAV; translated from the coding sequence ATGAGCACCAACCCGTTCGACGACGCCAACGGCACGTTCCACGTCCTCGTCAACGACGAGGAGCAGCACTCGCTGTGGCCGGCCTTCGCCCCGGTCCCGGCGGGCTGGCGGGCGGTGTTCGGCGAGGCGGGCCGGCCGGAGTGCCTGGAGTACATCGAGCGGCACTGGACCGACCTGCGACCCAAGAGCCTCCGCGAGGCCATGGCCGCCGTATGA